In Lactuca sativa cultivar Salinas chromosome 5, Lsat_Salinas_v11, whole genome shotgun sequence, the DNA window CCGAAGAACGAGAGACCACAGATTGTTTCTTGGACTTCCATGATATTGGAGCTCCTCCTAGAAGAAGCAAGTAGCCTGTTCTTGAACGCTGAGAGTAAGGACACCCAAGCCAATCCGAATCACAATATGTAACCAAATTGGTTCCTCCATCCTTTGGCAATATGATACCTTGCCTAGGTGTGGACTTGAGATAGTGAAGCACTCTGGAGACAACATCCATATGGTTTTGTCTAGGATCAACAATAAATTGGCTTATGACATTAACTAAATAAGCTATGTCCGGTCTTGTGGCTTGTAAGTAGAGAAGTCTCCCTACTAATCTTTTGTACTGATTTGCATCAACCTTCCCTTGTTCATCTCCTTTATCAAGCTTGAGATTTTGTTCCATGGGAAATGAACTTGGTCGACATCCTTGAAAACCGTTGTCTTCAAGAATGTCCAAAGTTTATTTCCTTTGACTAAGAACTAGGCCCTCCGATGTGCGAGCTACTTCAATTCCCAGAAAATACTTCAAGTTCCCAAGGTCCTTAATGCTGAATATCTCGTCCAACTGAGTTTTCGTGTGTTGTATCTGTTCAGTGTTGTTGCCAATGATTATAACATCGTCAACATATATTAACACAACAACATAAATGTCATCCACCTTATATAAAAATAAGGAATGATCTGCTTTTCATTGACAATATCCAAGTTTAATAAGGACTGTAGTAAATTTTTGGTACCAATTATGTGaagcttgtttcaggccatatATCGATTTCTTCAATCTGCACACTATTGTTTCCTCTTTGGTGGAGAAACCTTGATGAATTTTCATGTACACTTCCTCTTCTAGATCACCATGCAAGAATGCATTATTCACATCAAGTTGATGAATAATCCAATCTCTTTTGACTGCAAGAGCAAGAAGTGTTCTTACGGTCACCAACTTCGCAACCGAGGCAAATGTCTCATGATAATACACTCCCTCcatttgagtaaaacccttcgcaacaaGTCTCGCCTTGTATCATTCGACATCTCTGTTTGGTTTGTACTTCACCTTATAGACCCACCTGGAATCTATGGCCTTCTTTCCCGATGGAAAGTCTTGAAGAACCCACATATCATTTTGCTCGAGAGCACGAATCTCCCTTTTCATGGATTCCCTCCATTCATGATCTTGTGAAGCCTGAGAAAACCTCTTTGGCTCATCGTGAGAATTGATGGCCGCCAGAAAAGATTTGTGAGATTCAGAAAATTTATCATAAGAAAGATAATGAGCAAGAGGGTGTACCGTCGAGGACGCTTGATCTGCAGGAGGTTGCGTGTGGTCTACCGAAAGGGGAAGATTAACAACATAGTCATTTAGATGTCTTGGTCAAGACATGTTTCTCTTTTCCCTAACATTTTGCACCTCATCATCATGACTCGAGACGTCTTCACGTTGCATGGTTTCATGCAAGTTGGTATTTGTTTCATGCAAATCAAGGTCTCCTTCATGGTCATTACTAACTTCTTGTGATTGACTTTGCCTATAGCCTTGAGTGGG includes these proteins:
- the LOC122197958 gene encoding secreted RxLR effector protein 161-like, whose amino-acid sequence is MEQNLKLDKGDEQGKVDANQYKRLVGRLLYLQATRPDIAYLVNVISQFIVDPRQNHMDVVSRVLHYLKSTPRQGIILPKDGGTNLVTYCDSDWLGCPYSQRSRTGYLLLLGGAPISWKSKKQSVVSRSSAEAEYNAMETTVSEILWVLWLLCELDAQPIGPTPLFCDNQAARHIANNPVFHEQTKHVEMDCHFVRERVETKEVKPLYIDTKHQIADLFTKPLGAQQLQSLLVKLVSINLHTPT